A stretch of Fusarium poae strain DAOMC 252244 chromosome 2, whole genome shotgun sequence DNA encodes these proteins:
- a CDS encoding hypothetical protein (BUSCO:15220at5125), translating to MAFRLTTWNVNGIRNPFGYQPWREKRTFQAMFDILEADIVVIQETKIQQRDLSDDMVLVPGWDVFFSLPKHKKGYSGVAIYTRNSTCAPIRAEEGITGILTSPKSTTRYRDLPEDQQIGGYPRPGQLDGVVDEATLDSEGRCVILEFPGFVLLGVYSPVNRDETRDDFRIGFLQALDVRIRNLIAAGKQVVLTGDLNIVRSEVDSTHVSEMLRKGNFDLSEWMSMPARRIFNQLIFEGSVLGDRDQGRKDPVLWDLCRCFHPERAGMNTCWDTKRNTRPANNGSRIDYVLCSDGIKSWFNFSNIQEGLMGSDHCPVFATFSDKVMVHGEERALPEMMNPPGMFEGERRLRDWNTKDLLPLSAKLIPEFDRRQSIRDMFTKKAASAAPPQELANAGATAKSSTNEDSSAEEFKEKSDEASGPRISTTPAPKPNETTDPTKQSVFPLNAKRPGYVTDTISRPLKKTKSSISAKDPKSKVAPGQRTLQGFFKPKAPAAQHDRSERVEASSIPSLTKKPTVSTRGTTSPQQTNTQEAMLTERSPLRISQRGNEPDSSDRVFDPIEAKESWSNGVPVTQRRGCNVDYLRNVKP from the exons ATGGCGTTTCGACTGACCACCTGGAATG TCAACGGCATCAG GAATCCTTTCGGTTatcagccttggagggaaaagAGAACCTTCCAA GCTATGTTCGATATTCTAGAAGCGGATATTGTTGTCATTCAGGAGACTAAGATCCAACAAAGAGACTTAAGCGACGACATGGTTCTCGTTCCAGGATGGGATGTCTTCTTTAGTTTGCCGAAGCACAAGAAAG GATACTCTGGCGTCGCCATCTATACGCGCAACTCTACATGTGCTCCTATACGAGCTGAAGAAGGAATCACCGGCATCTTGACTTCTCCAAAGTCCACGACTAGATACCGCGATCTTCCAGAAGACCAACAGATCGGTGGCTATCCTCGACCTGGCCAGCTCGACGGCGTCGTCGACGAAGCAACTCTGGACTCAGAGGGCCGCTGCGTCATCCTCGAGTTTCCAGGTTTTGTACTCCTTGGGGTCTACAGTCCTGTAAACCGTGATGAAACCCGCGACGATTTTCGCATCGGTTTCCTTCAAGCCCTTGATGTGAGAATACGAAATCTAATCGCTGCAGGGAAGCAAGTCGTCCTCACAGGCGACTTGAACATTGTTCGCTCTGAAGTTGATTCTACCCATGTCTCGGAGATGCTTCGCAAAGGAAATTTCGACCTGAGCGAATGGATGAGCATGCCTGCGCGGCGCATCTTCAACCAACTCATCTTTGAAGGGAGCGTACTTGGCGACAGAGACCAAGGTCGCAAAGATCCTGTCCTTTGGGATTTGTGTCGCTGCTTTCACCCCGAGCGAGCTGGCATGAATACCTGCTGGGATACAAAGCGCAACACACGCCCTGCCAATAACGGCAGTCGTATCGACTACGTCTTATGTAGCGACGGTATCAAGAGCTGGTTCAACTTCTCGAATATTCAGGAGGGTTTGATGGGATCTGATCATTGTCCTGTCTTTGCCACTTTCTCTGACAAAGTTATGGTACACGGCGAGGAACGTGCTTTACCGGAAATGATGAACCCACCTGGCATGTTTGAAGGCGAACGGCGCCTTCGAGATTGGAATACGAAGGATCTTCTTCCTTTGTCTGCGAAGCTAATACCAGAGTTTGACCGACGCCAGAGCATCCGCGATATGTTCACAAAGAAAGCTGCCTCAGCCGCCCCCCCACAAGAACTTGCGAATGCAGGCGCCACTGCAAAATCTTCAACAAATGAGGATAGCAGTGCTGAAGAGTTCAAGGAGAAGTCAGATGAAGCTTCAGGGCCTCGGATCAGCACTACACCTGCACCAAAGCCGAATGAGACTACTGACCCAACCAAACAGTCCGTCTTTCCACTGAATGCTAAAAGACCTGGATATGTCACCGACACGATAAGCCGGCCACTCAAGAAGACCAAGTCTTCGATAAGTGCCAAAGATCCCAAGAGCAAGGTGGCGCCTGGTCAACGCACGCTACAAGGGTTCTTCAAGCCCAAAGCGCCAGCGGCTCAACATGACAGGTCGGAGCGAGTGGAGGCAAGTTCCATTCCCTCcctgacaaagaaaccaACAGTTTCGACAAGAGGAACAACCAGTCCGCAACAAACAAACACCCAAGAAGCTATGCTCACAGAGCGGTCACCCCTCAGAATCTCTCAACGCGGAAACGAGCCTGACTCTTCCGACAGAGTGTTCGACCCAATAGAAGCTAAGGAGTCATGGTCCAA TGGCGTTCCCGTTACACAACGCCGTGGCTGCAATGTTGACTACCTACGCAACGTCAAGCCTTGA
- a CDS encoding hypothetical protein (BUSCO:3705at5125), with protein sequence MSAAVRGTEHTKSDQELAINIKKATNAEEISPKRKHVRACIVYTWDHRSSAAFWSGIKVQPILADEVQTFKALITIHKVLQEGHPSALKEAMANRAWIDSLNRGMGGGGEGMRGYAPLIREYVYYLLAKLSFHHQHPEFNGTFEYEEYLSLKAINDPNEGYETISDLMVLQDKIEQFQKLIFSHFRNVGNNECRIAALVPLVQESYGIYKFITSMLRAMHSTTGDDEALEPLRERYNAQHYRLVKFYYECSNLRYLTSLITIPKLPQDPPNLLAEDDDAPALPARPKQEIERKPSPLPEPKNDAPDEMNEFWKSELDRQNREYEEQQRILEQQQQQALMAQQQAQMQAQREFEQQQQQLMEQQQREQEALMAQQAQWQTQGRLAELERENLNARAQYERDQLMLQQYDQRVKALEGELSHIQNSLGQQMNSKDDQIRALQEQVNTWRTKYEALAKLYSQLRHEHLDLLQKFKAVQLKAASAQEAIDRREKLEREIKTKNLELADMIRERDRALHDKDRASGSSKDEVEKLKRELRLAQDKADNLERSKGNELSTMLSKYNREMADLEEALRNKSRQLEDAQMNVRDGSSDLEQLLRDKEEELEVYKAGMDQTLIELNELKMSQGDTDNALDGQIDALIMSNLDKINDIIDSVLQAGVARVDDALYELDSNMQAGNQNASPSYVLSQIEKASASAMEFATSFNNFIADGPNATHSDLIKAINVFSGAIADVCSNTKGLTRLATDDKKTDSLMNGTRQPAISAVQFLRGLQSFRLEGMDPLQKTDVVINNNNDVQMNLQKLNKLVETFAPGFGQLANKKGDLGDLVDSELSKAADAIAAAAARLAKLRNKPRDGYSTYELKVNDSILDAATAITNAITQLIQAATVTQQEIVQAGRGSTSRTAFYKKNNRWTEGLISAAKAVASSTNTLIETADGVISGRNSPEQLIVASNDVAASTAQLVAASRVKAGFMSKSQEKLEQASKAVGAACRALVRQVQSLIKERSQEDDQVDYTKLGAHEFKVREMEQQVEILQLENALASARHRLGEMRKISYQEE encoded by the exons ATGTCTGCAGCTGTGCGCGGTACTGAGCATACCAA GTCTGACCAAGAGCTCgccatcaacatcaagaaAGCAACAAACGCCGAAGAGATCTCCCCGAAGCGTAAGCATGTTCGTGCATGCATTGTCTACACATGGGACCACCGGTCTTCCGCCGCCTTCTGGTCCGGCATCAAGGT TCAACCGATCCTCGCCGACGAAGTCCAGACATTCAAGGCCCTCATTACAATTCACAAGGTGCTCCAAGAAGGCCATCCTAGCGCCCTGAAAGAAGCCATGGCGAACCGCGCCTGGATCGATAGCTTGAACCGCGGTATGGGCGGAGGAGGTGAAGGCATGCGCGGCTACGCGCCTCTGATCCGTGAATACGTTTATTACCTCCTTGCGAAGCTCTCGTTTCACCACCAGCACCCCGAGTTCAACGGGACATTCGAGTATGAGGAGTATCTGAGTCTCAAGGCTATCAACGACCCCAACGAAGGCTACGAGACCATCAGCGACCTGATGGTGCTGCAAGACAAGATTGAGCAGTTCCAAAAGTTGATCTTCTCCCACTTCCGGAACGTGGGAAACAATGAGTGTCGCATTGCGGCTCTCGTGCCCCTTGTGCAGGAGAGTTATGGAATTTACAAATTCATCACAAGCATGCTTCGCGCAATGCATTCGA CCACCGGTGACGACGAAGCTCTTGAACCCCTTCGTGAGCGTTACAACGCACAACATTATCGCTTGGTTAAATTCTACTACGAGTGCTCAAACCTCCGATACCTTACCAGTCTCATCACCATACCTAAGCTTCCTCAAGACCCTCCAAATCTCTtggctgaagatgatgacgcCCCTGCCCTTCCTGCGCGACCGAAGCAGGAGATTGAGCGTAAGCCATCTCCTCTACCTGAGCCCAAGAATGACGCCCCCGATGAGATGAACGAGTTTTGGAAGAGCGAGTTGGATCGTCAGAACCGAGAGTACGAAGAGCAGCAACGCATTCTtgagcagcaacaacagcaagcTCTCATGGCGCAGCAGCAGGCACAGATGCAAGCGCAGCGTGAGTttgagcaacaacaacaacagctcaTGGAACAGCAGCAGCGAGAGCAGGAGGCGCTTATGGCACAGCAGGCCCAATGGCAAACCCAGGGGCGCCTTGCGGAGCTGGAGCGTGAGAACCTCAACGCACGGGCTCAGTATGAGCGTGACCAGTTGATGCTACAGCAATATGACCAGCGAGTCAAGGCTTTGGAGGGTGAGCTATCGCATATCCAAAACAGCCTTGGCCAGCAGATGAATAGCAAGGATGATCAGATCCGAGCTCTCCAGGAGCAGGTTAACACATGGAGGACGAAATACGAGGCGTTGGCAAAACTTTACTCTCAATTGCGGCACGAGCATCTCGATCTTCTACAGAAATTCAAGGCGGTTCAGCTCAAGGCAGCCAGCGCACAGGAGGCTATCGACCGACGAGAGAAGCTCGAGCGTGAGATCAAGACGAAGAACCTCGAGTTGGCCGATATGATCCGTGAGCGTGACCGTGCTCTTCACGACAAGGACCGCGCGAGTGGCAGCAGCAAggatgaggttgagaagctcaagcgTGAGCTTCGTCTCGCCCAAGATAAGGCCGACAACCTTGAGCGCAGCAAGGGCAACGAGCTGTCGACAATGCTTTCCAAGTACAACCGTGAGATGGCTGATCTCGAAGAGGCGCTGCGTAACAAGTCGCGCCAGCTAGAGGACGCTCAGATGAACGTCCGAGATGGTAGCTCTGATCTTGAGCAGCTTCTGCGAgacaaggaggaggagcttgaggTGTACAAGGCCGGCATGGACCAGACACTCATTGAGCTCAACGAACTCAAGATGAGCCAGGGCGATACCGACAACGCTCTCGATGGTCAGATTGATGCGCTTATCATGTCGAACCTCGACAAGATCAACGATATTATTGACTCGGTTCTTCAGGCTGGTGTTGCGCGTGTGGATGATGCTTTGTATGAGTTGGATTCCAACATGCAAGCTGGTAACCAAAATGCATCTCCCTCTTACGTACTGTCACAGATCGAGAAGGCATCGGCCAGTGCTATGGAGTTTGCTACGTCCTTTAACAACTTCATCGCGGATGGTCCCAATGCGACACACTCTGACCTCATCAAAGCCATCAACGTTTTCTCTGGTGCAATTGCCGACGTGTGCAGCAACACCAAGGGCCTCACCCGTTTAGCTACGGACGACAAGAAGACCGACTCACTTATGAACGGAACCCGACAGCCTGCTATATCAGCGGTCCAGTTCCTCCGAGGCCTCCAGAGCTTCCGTCTGGAAGGCATGGACCCCCTGCAGAAGACCGATGTggtcatcaacaacaataacgATGTCCAGATGAACTTGCAGAAACTCAACAAGCTGGTTGAGACATTCGCTCCAGGCTTCGGTCAGCTGGCCAATAAGAAGGGAGACTTGGGCGATCTCGTCGATTCAGAACTCAGCAAGGCTGCGGATGCCATCGCAGCTGCCGCTGCACGACTGGCCAAGCTCAGGAACAAGCCTCGTGACGGCTACTCAACCTATGAGCTCAAGGTAAACGATTCGATCCTGGATGCGGCCACGGCGATCACCAACGCCATTACGCAACTGATCCAGGCGGCCACTGTGACACAGCAGGAGATCGTCCAGGCGGGACGTGGATCGACGTCCAGGACAGCGTTCTACAAGAAGAACAACCGATGGACGGAGGGTCTCATTTCTGCTGCCAAGGCAGTGGCGTCGTCGACCAACACTCTGATTGAGACAGCAGACGGTGTCATTTCTGGCCGCAACAGTCCAGAGCAGCTCATCGTGGCCTCGAACGATGTGGCTGCCTCGACCGCCCAGCTCGTCGCTGCAAGCAGAGTCAAGGCAGGGTTCATGTCCAAGAGCCAAGAAAAGCTCGAGCAAGCCAGCAAGGCCGTGGGTGCCGCTTGTCGAGCATTGGTGCGCCAGGTCCAGAGCCTGATCAAGGAGCGCAGCCAAGAGGACGACCAGGTAGACTACACCAAGCTTGGCGCGCACGAGTTCAAGGTGCGGGAAATGGAACAGCAA GTCGAGATCCTCCAATTGGAGAACGCCTTGGCATCGGCTCGTCATCGTTTGGGCGAGATGCGGAAGATCTCTTACCAGGAAGAGTAA
- a CDS encoding hypothetical protein (BUSCO:54007at5125) yields MGHSYGKRAGTRYAFSRDFRKKGMIALNTYLRQYRVGDIVDIKANGAVQKGMPFKVYHGKTGVIYNVTKSAVGVIIYKQVKHRYIEKRINVRIEHISQSRSREDFLKRVKANAEAKREAKANGTVVQVKRQPLGPRGAHTLSLSENPPMTVTPLPYETTI; encoded by the exons ATGGGTCACTCATACGGAAAGAGAGCGGGCACCCGC TATGCCTTCAGCCGGGACTTCCGCAAGAAGGGTATGATTGCCCTGAACACCTACCTCCGACAGTACCGCGTTGGAGATATCGTCGATATTAAGGCGAACGGTGCCGTCCAGAAGGG TATGCCCTTCAAGGTCTACCACGGAAAGACTGGTGTCATCTACAACGTCACCAAGTCTGCTGTCGGTGTCATCATCTACAAGCAGGTCAAGCACCGATACATCGAGAAGCGAATCAACGTCCGAATCGAGCACATCTCGCAGTCCCGATCTCGTGAGGATTTCCTCAAGCGTGTCAAGGCTAACGCCGAGGCCAAGCGTGAGGCCAAGGCCAACGGCACCGTCGTCCAGGTCAAGCGTCAGCCCCTTGGACCTCGTGGCGCCCACACACTGTCACTCTCCGAGAACCCCCCCATGACCGTTACCCCTCTTCCCTACGAGACCACGATCTAA
- the RPS9 gene encoding 40S ribosomal protein S9 (BUSCO:51892at5125), with product MVKTTKEQVKMPPRAHSKTSRVPRRPFESARLDSELKLVGEYGLRNKREVWRVGLTLSKIRRAARQLLTLDEKDPKRLFEGNALIRRLVRVGVLDESRMKLDYVLALKIEDFLERRLQTCVWKLGLAKSIHHARVLIRQRHIRVGKQIVNVPSFIVRLDSQKHIDFALTSPFGGGRPGRVRRKKAKAAEGGEGGEDEEDEE from the exons ATGGTGAA AACCACCAAGGAGCAAGTCAA GATGCCTCCCCGCGCCCACTCCAAGACCTCTCGTGTCCCCCGCCGACCCTTCGAGTCTGCCCGACT TGACTCCGAGCTTAAGCTCGTCGGCGAGTATGGCCTGCGCAATAAGCGTGAGGTCTGGCGAGTCGGTCTGACTCTGTCCAAGATCCGTCGTGCTGCCCG TCAGCTCCTTACCCTCGACGAGAAGGACCCCAAGCGTCTCTTCGAAGGCAATGCCCTCATTCGACGTCTCGTCCGTGTCGGTGTTCTCGACGAGTCCCGCATGAAGCTGGATTACGTCCTGGCCCTCAAGATTGAGGATTTCCTTGAGCGTCGTCTCCAGACCTGTGTCTGGAAGCTCGGTCTCGCCAAGTCTATCCACCACGCCCGTGTCCTGATCCGCCAGCGTCACATCCGAGTCGGAAAGCAGATCGTCAACGTTCCTTCTTTCATCGTCCGTCTCGACTCCCAGAAGCACATCGACTTCGCTCTTACCTCGCCCTTCGGTGGTGGCCGTCCCGGCCGTGTCCGCagaaagaaggccaaggccgCCGAGGGCGGTGAGGGtggcgaggatgaggaggacgaggagtAA
- the SLU7 gene encoding mRNA splicing protein (BUSCO:29162at5125) produces MPAPPPKPPPSGTGAGAASKEENIYIPSFISKRPFYAGDEGDDNDYLKHQRREEKDEKSQWYDRGRKAGPASTKYRKGACENCGAMTHKKKDCLSRPRAKGAKWTGRDIQADEVIQDVKMGWDAKRDRWNGYDAKEYRNVVDEFNQMEELRKQATKGEVGDEEADEGDKYAEENDMSKHQSTATRQLRIREDTAKYLLNLDLESAKYDPKTRSLVDAGATADKAADVFAEEGFMRSSGDAGAFENAQRYAWEAQEKSGDTTQHLQANPTAGEFYRKKEREEAEAKRAERERLLAEKYGGNQKAMPAALRNMAVTESETFVEYDEAGLIKGAPKKEAKSKYAEDVMINNHTSVWGSWWSNFKWGYSCCHSFIKNSYCTGDDGKMAWEAAERQRTGANLIEAKEEEPEEAVQGDEQKDKEEQPQKRTREEMMNGVTEEEMEEFRKKRRATDDPMAKMLGTDELLT; encoded by the coding sequence ATGCCTGCCCCCCCTCCGAAACCGCCACCATCTGGCACCGGTGCGGGTGCCGCATCGAAGGAGGAGAACATCTATATCCCATCCTTCATCAGTAAGCGACCGTTCTACGCTGGCGATGAGGGCGACGACAACGATTACCTCAAGCATCAGCGTCGCGAGGAGAAAGATGAAAAGTCTCAATGGTACGATCGCGGCAGGAAGGCTGGTCCAGCGTCCACCAAATATCGAAAGGGCGCATGCGAGAACTGTGGCGCCATGACACACAAGAAAAAAGACTGTCTGAGCCGGCCGCGCGCAAAGGGCGCAAAATGGACGGGAAGAGATATTCAGGCCGATGAAGTAATTCAAGACGTCAAGATGGGCTGGGATGCTAAACGTGACCGCTGGAACGGCTATGACGCAAAGGAATACCGCAACGTAGTGGACGAGTTCAACCAGATGGAAGAGCTGCGCAAGCAAGCTACCAAGGGAGAAGTTGGCGATGAAGAAGCGGACGAGGGTGATAAGTACGCGGAAGAAAATGACATGAGCAAGCATCAGAGCACAGCTACCCGACAACTGCGAATACGAGAAGATACGGCCAAATATCTACTGAACCTCGATTTAGAATCTGCAAAATACGACCCAAAGACGAGATCATTGGTGGATGCCGGCGCAACAGCTGACAAGGCGGCCGATGTTTTTGCAGAAGAGGGCTTCATGCGATCGTCTGGTGATGCTGGTGCTTTCGAGAACGCTCAGCGCTACGCATGGGAGGCCCAGGAGAAATCCGGAGACACAACCCAGCATTTACAAGCCAACCCAACGGCAGGAGAGTTCTACCGGAAGAAGGAGAGGGAAGAGGCCGAGGCAAAGCGTGCGGAACGAGAGAGGTTACTTGCCGAGAAGTATGGTGGAAATCAAAAGGCCATGCCAGCTGCTTTAAGAAATATGGCTGTGACTGAGTCCGAGACATTTGTCGAATACGACGAAGCTGGTTTGATCAAGGGTGCACCCAAGAAGGAGGCCAAGTCAAAGTACGCTGAGGATGTCATGATCAACAACCACACCTCAGTATGGGGTAGCTGGTGGTCCAACTTCAAATGGGGCTACTCTTGttgtcattcattcatcaagAACAGCTACTGCACTGGAGATGATGGCAAGATGGCATGGGAAGCCGCTGAACGTCAACGCACGGGAGCCAATCTGATCGAGGCCAAGGAAGAAGAGCCAGAAGAGGCAGTCCAAGGGGATGAGCAAAAGGACAAAGAAGAGCAGCCGCAAAAACGTACAAGAGAAGAAATGATGAATGGGGTGACAGAAGAGGAGATGGAAGAGTTTAGGAAAAAGAGACGAGCGACGGATGATCCCATGGCTAAGATGCTGGGCACGGATGAGCTCTTGACATAG